GGCCGCACCGCGGAGTTCCTCGGCTGGTTCCTGGAGAATGTGCCGATCGAGCCGATCTGGCTGTGCCCGTTACGGTTACGGGACAACGACAGCTGGCCGTTGTATCCGATCCGCCCGCAACACACCTACGTCAACGTGGGCTTCTGGTCGTCGGTACCGGTCGGGCCGGAGGAGGGGCACACCAACAGGCTCATCGAGCGCAAGGTCAGCGAGCTCGATGGGCACAAATCGCTGTACTCGGATGCGTACTACTCCGAGGAAGAATTCGACGAACTCTACGGGGGCGAGACATACAAAACGGTCAAGAAGGCATACGACCCCGATTCACGGCTGCTCGATCTGTATGCCAAAGCGGTGCAGAGACGATGAGCGCCTGCGCGAAGAGTAGGAACCTGCGATGACGAAACTCGTACCGGAACAGAAGCTGACGTTGGCGGAGATCCTCGAGATCTTCGTTTCGGGCCAGGAACCGTTGAAGTTCACCGCCTATGACGGCAGTACCGCCGGCCCGGCGGACGCCACGCTCGGCTTCGACCTCAAGACCCCGCGCGGCACCACCTATCTGGCCACCGCGCCGGGTGATCTGGGTATGGCGCGGGCCTATGTGTCCGGCGACATCGAGCTCACCGGAGTCCATCCCGGCGACCCGTACGATCTGCTGCGAGCGCTGACCGGGACAATGGAATTCAAGCGCCCGCCGGCCAAGGTGCTGGCGAACATCGTGCGCTCCATCGGATTCGAGCACCTCAAGCCAATCGCCCCGCCGCCGCAGGAAACATTGCCCCGGTGGCGCCGGATCGCAGAAGGATTGCGACACAGCAAATCCCGTGACGCCGGGGTGATCCACCACCACTATGACGTATCGAACACTTTCTACGAGTGGGTGCTCGGGCCGTCCATGACCTACACCTGCGCGTGCTACCCGCAGCCGGAAGCGACGCTGGAGGAAGCGCAGGACAACAAGTACCGCCTGGTGTTCGAGAAGTTGCGGCTGCAGCCCGGTGACCGGCTGCTCGACGTCGGTTGCGGGTGGGCCGGCATGGTGCGGTATGCAGCCCGCCACGGCGTGAAGGCCGTCGGCGTGACCCTGTCGAAAGAGCAGGCACTGTGGGGACAGAAGGCGATCGCCGACGAAGGTCTGACCGACCTGGCGGAGATCCGCCACGGTGACTACCGCGACGTGCGCGAAATCGGTTTCGACGCAGTCTCGTCGATCGGGCTCACCGAACACATCGGTGTGCAGAACTATCCGTCGTACTTCCGATTCCTGCAGTCGAAGCTGCGCACCGGCGGACTACTCCTCAACCATTGCATCACCCGGCCGGACAACCGCGCCGCGCCCGCCGCGGGCGGATTCATCGACCGCTACGTGTTCCCCGACGGGGAGTTGACCGGTTCGGGCCGCATCATCACCGAGGCGCAGGACGTCGGCCTGGAGGTGGTGCACGAGGAGAATCTGCGTCACCACTACGCGATGACGTTGCGCGACTGGTGCCGCAACCTCGTCGAGCACTGGGACGAGGCGGTCGACGAGGTGGGGCTGGGCACCGCGAAGGTGTGGGGGATGTACATGGCGGGTTCGCGGCTCGGTTTCGAGACGAACATCGTTCAGCTGCACCAGGTGCTGGCGGTCAAACTGGACGAGCGCGGCAACGACGGCGGGCTGCCGCTGCGGCCGTGGTGGTCGGCGTAACTACACGTTAGCTGCCGTCGATCCGGCGGGCGCCGAGTTCGTTCTGCAGCAGTTCGAGCGCGGCTTCCTCCGGGTCGCGGCGAGGGCCCATGTCCTGGTGGACCGCTTCGGCCAGCATGCTCTCCTCGTCGTCCCCGGGCAGTGGCGGAGGGGCGGCGGGCGACGGCCGGGCGGGTTCCGCCGGAGCGGCGGCCAGCCCGGCACCGGCTTCGCACTGGATCTTCCAGTCCACTCCGAGCGCATCCTTGAGGGCCTCGCGAATGACGTCGGAGTTCCGCTGCTCGACAAGCCGTTTCGCCAGTGGCGCCGACTCATGGCTCAGCACCAACGTGTCGTTCTCGACCGCGCGCACGATGGCGCCGGCCAGCATCACGTCGATGGTGCGGCTGCGCTGCCTGACCTTCTCCCGCACCGTGGTCCACATGCTGCGCACCGCCGCGGCGTTCGGCGCGCTACCGGCGGCCGGGGGGACCTCGACCACGGGCTCGGCGGGCTGGCGCACCGGAGGCGGCGACGGCTCCGGCTCGGCAGGCGTGGCGACCGGGCGCGATACCGGCTCGGGTGGTTCAGCGACGGGGGCCGCCGGCTCGGGCGGCGCGGGCGGCGGAGCCGGCTGTGACACCGCCGCGGGTGGCGTCGGCGTTTCCGGACCGGGCTCCGCGGGCGCGGGGGCGTCGGGCACCCGACTCCTGCGGGTGAACGTCTTGGCGGGCTCCACCTGGCGCGCGGCGGCCGGCATGTCCGAGGCCGGGATCGACATGTCGAGGCGGGTCTCGATGCGCTCGACGCGTTGCAGCAGAGCCGATTCCGTATCGCTGGCCGACGGCAGCAGCAGCCGGGCGCAGACCACCTCGAGCAGCAGCCGGGGCGCGGTCGCACCGCGCATCTCCCCCAGCCCGGCGTGCACCACCTCGGCGTAGCGGGCCAGCGTCGCGGCGCCCACCCGCTCAGCCTGATCGCGCATCCGCTCGAGTACGTCCCCCGGGGCGTCGACCACCCCGCGGGCGGCGGCGTCGGGCACCGCCTGCAGGACGATGAGATCGCGGAAACGCTCGAGCAGGTCGGTGGCGAAGCGTCGCGGATCGTGCCCGGCGTCGATCACCGATTCAACGGCGCCGAACAGCGCGGAGGCGTCGCCTGCGGCCAGCGCATCGACCGCATCGTCAATCAGCGCGACGTCGGTGGCCCCGAGCAGGGCGAGCGCGCGGCCGTACTCGACGCGGTTGCCCGCCGCCCCCGCCAGCAGCTGGTCGAGCACCGAGAGCGTGTCACGGGGCGACCCGCCGCCCGCCCGGATCACCAGCGGGTACACCGCGTCGTCGACGGTGACGCCCTCGTCGGCGCAGATGCGTTCCAGCAGCGTGCGCATGGTCTTGGGCGCCAGCAACCGGAACGGGTAGTGGTGGGTGCGCGACCGGATCGTCGGCAGCACCTTCTCCGGTTCAGTGGTGGCGAACACGAAGATCAGGTGCTCCGGCGGCTCCTCGACGATCTTGAGCAGCGCGTTGAAGCCGGCCGTGGTGACCATGTGCGCTTCGTCGACGATGAAGATGCGGTAGCGCGACTGTGCCGGGGCGTAGAACGCGCGGTCGCGCAGTTCGCGGGTGTCGTCGACACCACCGTGGCTGGCCGCGTCGAGTTCCGTCACGTCCATGTTGCCCGGCCCGTTGGGGGCCAGCGCCACGCACGAATCGCACGTCCCGCAGGGGGTCGGGGTGGGCCCGGCTGAGCAGTTCAGCGAGCGGGCCAGGATGCGCGCCGACGACGTCTTCCCGCAGCCCCGGGGACCGGAGAACAGGTAGGCATGGTTGATGCGCCCGGCCGACAGCGCGGTCGACAGCGGCTCGGTGACATGCTCCTGCCCGACCACCTCCGCGAAGGTCGCCGGTCGGTACTTGCGGTAGAGCGCCACGGTCAGCAGGCTACCGACGCAGTACGACGGATGGTCAACCGAGCAGTGACTCGGTGGCGGCCAGCAGCGTGCACGTCGCCAGACCGTCGATGGCCGAACGCAGGTCGTCCTCCGTGGGGAACGACGGGGCGATCCGGATGTTCTTGTCTTCCGGATCTTTTCGATACGGGAAGGCCGACCCGGCTTCGGTCACCGCGATGCCCGCGTCCTTGGCCAGCGCGACCGTGCGCCTGGCGGTACCCGGCCACACGTCGAGGCTGACGAAGTAGCCGCCCTTCGGATCGGTCCACGAAGCGATCTTGGCGTCACCCAGCCGGCCTTCGAGGATCTCGCCGACGAGTGCGAACTTCGGCGCCAGGAGCTCGCGGTGGCGCTGCATGTGCAGCCGTACGCCGTCGGCGTCGCCGAAGAATTTCAGGTGCCGCAACTGGTTGACCTTGTCCGGGCCGATCGACTTCTTGCCCGCGTGCTGCAGGTACCACGCGATGTTGCCCAGCGAGCCGCCCAGGAAGCTCACGCCGGCGCCGGCGAAGGTGATCTTGCTGGTCGAGGCGAATACCAGCGGCCGGTTCTGGTTGCCCGCCGCGGCGGCGAGGCCGAGGACGTCGACCTGCCGCACGGAGTCCGGCGTCAGGGTGTGCACCGCGTAGGCGTTGTCCCAGAACAAGCGGAAATCGGTTGCCGCCGTGCGCATCTGGACCAAGCGGCGGACCACTTCCCAGGAGTAGGTGATACCGGTGGGGTTGGCGAACACCGGAACGCACCACATGCCCTTGATGGCCGGGTCCGCGGCGACGAGTTCCTCGATGAGGTCGACGTCGGGACCGTCTTCGAGCATCGGCACGGGAATCATCTCGATGCCGAGGTTTTCGGTCAGCGCGAAGTGCCGGTCGTACCCGGGGGCCGGGCACAGGAATTTGACCGCTGTTCCGTCGCGCTGGTCCTCGATCCAGGGCCGCGGCGAGTCGACACCGCCGTGCAGCAGCGAGAACACCACGGTGTCGTGCATCAGCTCGAGGCTGGCGTTGTTGCCGGCGATCAGGTTCTGCACCGGGATTCCGAGTAGGTCGCCGAAGATGGCGCGCATTTCCGGCAGGCCGTGCAGACCGCCGTAGTTGCGGACGTCGGTGCCGTCGCTGTCTTTGTAGGTGTCCCGGCCGGGGAGCTCGAGCAGCGCATTGGACAGGTCGAGCTGGGCCGACGAGGGCTTACCGCGGGTCAGGTCCAGGTGCAGACCCTTGCCCTGCAGCTCGGCGTAGTTGCGCTGCTGCTGCTCGTGCTGGGCGACCAGATCGTCGCGGCTGAGGGAGTGGAACGACACCGCGGGCCTTTCACCAGGAATCCGGGAGCAGAAACAAAGGGGACCCCGCGCACCCGCCAGAGCCCGTTGACCCTTGCTGCCTTCCGGCCCTGGGGGAGTTCACAGGATGGACGCCGCGCGGGGTCCGCCCTGAGTGTAATACCCACGCCCGGGCACATCTCGACGGGCGCGTTCTGCCCGTCAGCTACGATTGCCCGCGGAGGATTCGCCTAGTGGCCTATGGCGCTCGCCTGGAACGCGGGTTGGGTTAATAGCCCTCAGGGGTTCAAATCCCCTATCCTCCGCACCCGGTCCGCGGTGCGATCGGCATCGACGATGCTGATCGCACCGCCGGCCACCAGTCTCGAGGAGGAGTATGCGGCGCTCGGTCGCGGTCATCTGGCACGCATCGTTCTCCGTCATCGCCGCAGCTCTCTACTTCTTCTTCGTCCTGCCCCGCTGGTACGAGCTGTTGGGGACGACGTCGCACACGCTCGGCACCGTGCTGCGCATCGTCACCGCGGCGCTTATCGGCCTCGCGGCGCTGCCGGTGGTGTTCACGCTGCTGCGGACCCGCCGGCCGGAATTCGGCACACCGCAGCTGGCGCTGCGCCTGCGAGTGCTGTCGATCGCGCTGCATGTGCTGGCCGCGGCGCTGATCCTCGGAGCCGCGATCAGCGAGATCTGGCTGAACCTGGACTCCGCCGGCCCGTGGCTGTTCGGCATCTACGGCGCGGCCGCCGCGATCGCGCTGCTCGGGATTTTCGCCTTCTACCTCGCGTTCGTCGCCGAGACGCCGCCGCCACCGCCCAAACCGCTCAAGCCCAAGAAGCAGACCGGACGCCGCGGTCGCAAGGGCGCGCAGGAGTCGTCGGCCACCGAAACCGCCGGAGACACCACCGAGGACACCACTGAGGATGCCGACGCGCCCGAGACCGAGCCGTCGGAGACCGACGAGCCGGTCACCGAAGAGTCGGACACCGAAGAGTCGGCCGACGAGGCTGAGCGGTCGGAGTCCGACGACGCCGCGCAACCGGAGACGCCCGTCGAGGACGAGGACGAGGCCGCCGGCAGCGGCCGGTTACGCAACCGGCGTCCGTCGGGCAAGGGTGATTCACCGCGCCGACGTCGCCGTCTTCGCGGTGGCGTCGCCATCGAAGACTGAGGTCAGCGCCCTACGTCGACACCTTGGGGTCCGATCACGAAGAATGTGGGCAGAACCCGAGGAATAAATCGTCGTCGAAGGGCAATTCATGGGCATGCACTGTCCCCGTTGGCTGTCTGTGGTGTCGGTCCTTCTGGCCGCGATTCTCACGTTGGTCATGCCGATCGCCCCGGCCACCTCGACCGCCGCACCGGGTGATCCGGTCGCCGCAGCAGCCGCCGTCGAACCCGCCGTGGCGCGGATCGACACGGAGATCGATTACCAGAACGCCTTCGGCACGGGCACCGGCATCGTGCTCGATGGGGGCGGCCAGGTGCTGACGAACTACCACGTCGTCCAGGGCGCCGATCGGCTCAGCGCCACCGTCGCGGGCCGGTCGTACCCGGCAGAACTCGTGGGCTACGACCGCGGACGCGACATCGCGGTGATCCAGCTGCTCGGAGCGGGTGGCCTGCCGGTGGCGCCGATCGGCGACTCGGCGGCGCTGGTGGCCGGCGAACCCGTCGTGGCGCTCGGCAACGCCCAGGGCTCCGCCGCCCCGCTGACCCGGGAGGTCGGCAGCATCACCGCCTTCGGGCGGACCGTACAGGCCGAGGACACGCTGACCGGCAGTTCCGACGAGCTCAACGGGTTGATCGAATTCGCCGCCCCGGTGCGCGCCGGTGACTCGGGTGGGCCGGTGGTCAACAGTGCCGGACAGGTGGTCGGCATCACCACGGCCGCGTCGGTGAGTTTCCGGATGGGTCCCGGCGGTAAGGGCTTTGCGATCCCGATCAACGACGCGGTGGGCATCGCCAACCAGATCCGGTCCAGAGTCCCGTCCGACAGCGTCCACATCGGTCCGCCGGCACTGTTGGGCGTCGGCGTCCGGACCGCACCGACCGACGTCCCCGGTGTCCTCATCCAGGAGGTGCTGCGCGGCGGCCCCGCCGAAGCGGCTGGGCTGATGGACGGCGACGTGCTGATCGCCATCAACGGCAACCGGCTCTCGTCGGCGACCGCGCTCACCTACACCCTGGACCGGTTCTACCCCGGTACCGTCGTCGACGTCACCTGGATCGACCGCGCCGGCCAGGAGCGCGCCGGCAGGGCGACGCTGGCTCCCGGCCCCTGAGTCAGGGCGTCTGACTCAGGGCGTGGCGGGCAGCAGGCGTTCCAGCCCCACGATCGCCAGGGTGAGTTCGAACTCGAACTGACCGTCGTCGGGTGACGGCGCGGCGGCGAGCACCCGGCGAAGCGCCGGATAGTCCGAATCGGCCGACCGCTCGAGCGCGGCGCGGGTCTGCGCCTGATGGAAGTCGCGCACCGAGGTGTGCAGCGTGTCGTGGGCGGCCGACTGGGCGATGTTCGCGACGGCGGTGACGCCGCGGCGGGCGTGGTCGGCGGCGAAGCCGGCGCTCAGCATCGCGGCGAGTACCCGTTCGGCGAGGGCGAGGACCGCGCCGGCGCCCGCACCGCTGAACGGCATCTGGTCGGCGCCTCCCCCGACCTGGACGATGCCGTCGCGGAAGGCGTAGGCGTAGGCACGCAGAACCGCGCGCCAGTCGCCGTCCTCGGGCAGGTGCACCGCGTGCAGCGATTGTTCGAAGCGGTCGAGCACCACGAGCGTCAGCAGGCCCTGACGATTGCCGACGTAGTAGTGCAGGGCCTTGCGGCTGACGCCCAGTTCGTCGGCGACGGCCTGCATGGTCAGTTCCGGTCCCGGTGCCCGGCGGGCTGCGGCGACGATCTGCTCGCGGCTGAGACGGGCGGGGCGTCCCCGGGGCCGACGTGGGTTCTGCGCGTCGACATCGGCTCCCACGGGGCCAGCCTACGCAGCGCTGCGTGTATTTTCGCCGATCGGTAAAAAGTCGGTGCGCCCCGCCCTAACCTGAGCGAGTGCCAAACACTTCCTATCGGGTCGTCCAGTGGACGACCGGCAATGTCGGAAAGAGTTCCGTCGCGGCGATCGCCGCGAATCCGAATCTCGACCTGGTCGGCTGCTACGCGTGGTCGGCGGAGAAGGCCGGCCGCGACGTCGGTGAGCTGGTGGGCATCGAACCACTCGGGATCAGCGCTTCGAACGACGTCGACGCGCTACTCGCGCTGAAACCCGATGTCGTGGTGTACAACCCGATGTGGATCGACGTCGACGAGCTGGTGCGCATCCTGGAAGCGGGCGTAAACGTGGTGGCGTCGGCGTCGTTCATCACCGGGCACAATCTGGGCGACGGGCGCGACCGATTGATCGAGGCGTGCGAGCGCGGGGGTGCGACGCTGTTCGGTTCCGGCGTCAGCCCGGGCTTCGCCGAGTTGCTGGCCATCGTGGCCGCGACCTCGTGCGACCGCGTCGACAAGATCACCATCGCGGAATCCGCCGACACCACGTTGTACGACTCCCCCGACACCGAACGTCCGACCGGCTTCGGCATGGCGATCGACGATCCCGATCTGCAGCCGATGGCCGCCAACGGCACGGCGGTGTTCGCCGAGGCTGTGCAGCTCGTCGCCGACTCGCTCGGAATCGAACTCGACGAGATCGTCTGCGAACCCGAATACGCCCAGACCACCGAGGACCTTCCGATGGCATCGTGGACCATCCCGGCCGGACACGTCGCGGGGGTGGCCGCAAGCTGGCAGGGACGCGTCGGCGGCAGGACCGTCATCGACATCAACGTGCGCTGGAAAAAGGGCCAGACGCTCGACCCTGACTGGCAGCTCGACAGCGACGGCTGGAAGATCACCGTCGAAGGGCGGCCGACGGTCAACATGACCGTCGGGTTCCTGCCGCCGCAGGACATGATCGAGAACGCGAAGACACTCGACGACTTCTTCGTCCTCGGCCACATCATGACGGCGATGCCACCGATTCACGCCATTCCGGCTGTGGTGGCCGCCGCACCGGGCATCGCGACCTACACGAATCTGCCGCTGCCACAGGCGCGCGGAGTGGTGCCTGTTAGCTGAATCCGCACCGGTGAGCGCGCTTTTGCCACCCGAATTAGAGCGGCTAAGCATTATACGCTCCGAGCCTGATGAGACGATTAGGGTTTGGTGGCAGTTTGCTGGGGTATGTGATCCCTTGCGACCGGGGGGGACGTGAACGTTCCCTGCCGTGCACGGACTGCAGCCCATGGTCCGATCGTCCACCGGCCCGGGAGGGCCACAAAGTCTGGAGTCTCTATGCGTGAAATCGTTGCTGTCGCCGCCGCTACCGGTGCTCTTCTGTTCGGTGGGGCCGGCGTAGCCAATGCCACCACCGAGTACACCCCTGTTCAGGGTCCGACGACCACACTGGTCGCCCAGGCCGACGACGATCAGGAGGACGGCGACAACACCGGCCTGTGGGGCCTCGCGGGTCTTCTCGGTCTGCTCGGGCTTCTCGGTCTGAAGCGGCGCAAGGACACCCACGTCGCGACGCCGGCGCCCGGTACCCCCGGTTACGGGGCCCAGCCGCGCGCGTAGCACTGAGCTCTACCGGTCGGCCCGCCACCTCCACGGTGGCGGGCCGGTTCCGTTCTGCGCGTTCTACTTTCGGTTACCGTCGTCATCCCAGTTGGCGGCGACCTTCTTGCTCGGCTGCACCCGCGGCGGCTCGCCCGGCATCTTCGGATAGCTCGGCGGGTACGGCAGATCCGAGAGTCCGCGTTCCTCGTCGGCGGCGACCATCTCGAGCAGGACCTCGATGGATTGCGCTTTCGCCTCGATGTCCGCCCACGGATTCGGCCGGCCCGCCACGAAGTCCGGCACCGTGCCGATCGTGTAGTCGTCGGGATCCGCGTCGGCCAACTCGGCCCACGTCAACGGCGTCGACACCGTCGCGATCGGCGTCTTGCGCACCGAGTACGCGGAGGCGAACGTGCGGTCGCGGGCGTTCTGGTTGTAATCGATGAACAGCCGTTGGCCGCGCTCCTCCTTCCACCACGACGTGGTGACCGCATCGGGCGCGCGCCGCTCGACCTCGCGGGCCAGCGCTATCCCGGCGCGACGCACGGCCACGAAATCCCAGTCGCTCTTGATCCGCAGGAACACGTGCACCCCGCGACCGCCCGAGGTCTTTGGATAGCCGACCAGCCCGAGTTCGTCGAGCAGCGGTTTGAGGACGTCGACGGCGATCGCGCTGGCTTCGCGGAAGCCGGTGCCGGGCTGCGGGTCCAGGTCGATGCGGAGCTCGTCGGGGTGTTCGACGTCCGGACACCGCACCTGCCACGGGTGCAGCGTGATCGTGCCCATCTGCGCCGCCCAGGCGATCGCCGACGGATGAGTCACCTTGAGCGCGTCTGCGGTGCGGCCGGACGGGAAGGTGACCGTGCAGGTCTCGAGATATTCGGGATGCTTCTGCGGCACCCGTTTCTGGTAGATCTCCTCGCCGTCGATACCGTCGGGGAACCGCTGCAGATGCACCGGCCGGTCCCGCAGCAGGGACACCATCTGCTCGCTGACCGACAGGTAGTACTCCACCAATGTGCGTTTGGTGCCGGCCGAGCCGAGTTCCGGGAAGTAGACCTTGTCGGGGTTGGTCAGCCGGACGGCGACACCGTCGACGTCGATTTCCTCTGCGGGCGTTGCCATGTCAGGTTCTCTCCAGGACGTCGTACAGGTCGTAGTTGAGCGGGACCTCCAGCTGATCGAAGGTGCAGCTCGCCGGATCGCGATCCGGCCGCCACCGCCGGAACTTGACCGCGTGCCGAAACCGTCTGCCTTGCACGGAGTTCCCTTCCATCTGGTCGTATGCCACTTCGGCGACCTTCTCCGGCCGGATCGGTATCCAACGCTTGTCCGCCGCGGAGTTCCACCGGCTCGGATCCCCCTCCCGCACCTCGTCCCCTTCGCGCAGCGGTTCGAGTTCGGCGAGCAGCTTGATCCGGTCCTTGGCGGTGAATGATGCTGCACCCCCCACCATCCGGAGTTCGCCATCGTCCGTGTACAGCCCGAGCAGGATCGAGCCGATCCCCTCCCCGCTCTTGTGGATGCGGTAGCCGATGGCCACACAGTCGGCGTCGCGGGCGTGTTTGACCTTCACCATCTCCCGCTTGCCCGGAAGGTAGGGCCCGTCGAGCCGTTTGGCGATCACGCCGTCGAGACCCGCCCCCTCGAAGGTGTCGAGCCACTCGGCACCGAGCGCCGGATCCTCGGTGGTGCGCGTGACATGGCACCACGTCTTCTCGTGGACCGCCGCCGACAGCGCGTCCCGGCGCACCCGGAACGGTTCCTTCAGCAGCGACCTGTCACCGGTGGCCAACGCGTCGAAACCGATGAAGTGCGACGGTGTCTGCTCGGCGAGCATCTTGACGCGGCTGGCGGCCGGGTGGACCCGCTGGCTCAGCGACTCCCAGTCCAGCCGTACCCGGCCACCGATGTCACGCGGGACCACGATCTCCCCGTCGAGCACACAGCGTTCGGCGAGTTCGTCGCGCAGCGCGACGACCAGTTCCGGAAAGTACCGGCCGAGGTCCTTGCCGTTGCGCGACTGCAGCAGCACGTCCGGCCCGTCGCGGAAGACGAGCGCCCGGAAGCCGTCCCACTTCGGCTCGTAGGACCAGACCCCCTCATCGCTGGGCACCTTCACCTGGGCTTTGGCGAGCATCGGTTCGAGCGGAGGCATGACGGGGAGGTCCACTGAGAAGGGCACCTTTCCATCCTCGTGTATGCGCGGGTCGCACCGAAAGAGACTTCCCACGCGCACCGAATTCATCACCCCCCGGAGAAATGGTCATCGGGGGTGCGACGATCGGTCATCGCAGCAGTGCCGGGGCGTTTCCGGTGAGGTGGGTGCGCGCGGACCGGACGAAGTCGAAGACCAGCGGATTCTGTTCGCCGATCCGGGTCGCGACCACGACCTTGCTGGCGGGGAAGCCCTCCAGCGGCACGGTCGCCAGACCTGCGCGCAGGGAGCTGCGCCTGTCGCCGGCAGGCAGCACGGCGATCGCCTGGCCGCTCGCGACGAGTTCGAGCCTGTCC
Above is a window of Mycolicibacterium baixiangningiae DNA encoding:
- a CDS encoding ATP-dependent DNA ligase, producing MPPLEPMLAKAQVKVPSDEGVWSYEPKWDGFRALVFRDGPDVLLQSRNGKDLGRYFPELVVALRDELAERCVLDGEIVVPRDIGGRVRLDWESLSQRVHPAASRVKMLAEQTPSHFIGFDALATGDRSLLKEPFRVRRDALSAAVHEKTWCHVTRTTEDPALGAEWLDTFEGAGLDGVIAKRLDGPYLPGKREMVKVKHARDADCVAIGYRIHKSGEGIGSILLGLYTDDGELRMVGGAASFTAKDRIKLLAELEPLREGDEVREGDPSRWNSAADKRWIPIRPEKVAEVAYDQMEGNSVQGRRFRHAVKFRRWRPDRDPASCTFDQLEVPLNYDLYDVLERT